Proteins from a genomic interval of Chanodichthys erythropterus isolate Z2021 chromosome 6, ASM2448905v1, whole genome shotgun sequence:
- the LOC137021324 gene encoding nidogen-1-like isoform X4: protein MVLVCSVGLLALLVSVQCLTREQLFDYGIQFGDQILDSSTDSVKALELQQTLYFFKGKFDQVYVSTNGFISMAEPSDESEYLGKMPASFGMIAAFLGDLDTTDGAGYVYFRQDKSPDVLQRAADHIRQAFPSDEEIEPTHAVIVTWENVLGQGSERGDGFEFARNTFQLVVANMYSASYAILLYPEEKMQFGSTLIDDVDVPVEVGFNEGVVQGWFGWSTTQGSYYRVTEDSEESVSALALETNSGQPGVWVFEIGTSPLFTSIVPGQVTEVTEVTSEETVVDTPAPEPTSVQTSEPPYEPLTSRPETLSESSTPDEFQYRYVPPQQPQNPEVLIIDEDELSVNVFSYNYETCSSNKHKCSAFADCRDYADGYCCHCKPGYYGNGKDCVAEGKPQRMNGKVNGRLYVGNSPSPVEFSNNDLHSYVVANDGRAYIAVSSIPASIGPSLQPLPALGEAIGWAFALEQPNYHNGFSLIGGVFTRQAEVIFQPGNERLTIKQEFGGIDEHDHLVVSTHLDGRIPEVPREATVQIEPYNEIYQYSSNLITSSSRRDYTVNMPDGSVRKHSYLWTQSIRFQSCPHEELMSSVPDSQQLSVDQIFVMYDSGNQLIRFAMSNKIGSIHSGIPEQNPCFTGRHGCDTNAVCRPAQGKDFTCECAAGFTGDGRVCYDVDECQTARCHSDAICYNTQGSFTCQCRPGFHGDGFSCTPGSGGEQTACERHRAAALASTSSSFRPRPALGQYVPSCDGYGAYEPLQCHAGLGQCWCVDASGQEIPGSRTEAGRRPMCIDHNVAPPLIGPTPRPDISPLTPGADLLFAQSGRIELLPLDGSRMSADEARTLLHVPGKVVIAVAYDCVEQTVYWSDITQPAISRAAITGGQTSVLVSRDLGSPEGIAIDHMSRNMYWTDSILDRIEVSRLDGSHRRVLFDNDLINPRPIIADPAHGHLYWADWNRDGPKIERSSMDGTDRTVLVQDGLGLPNGLTYDPQSRQLCWADAGTRRVECMDPFSRLRRKLTEGIQYPFAIVSYGGKLFYTDWRREAVVAMEHQDGMEVEEFLPQRRSRTYGITITYPQCPAGLNYCSAENGGCSHLCLPRPGGFSCRCPDARDGSCVEPDQNF from the exons ATGGTTCTTGTGTGCAGTGTTGGGCTTCTGGCTCTGCTCGTGTCGGTCCAGTGTCTGACCCGCGAGCAGCTCTTCGATTATGGGATTCAGTTCGGCGACCAGATTTTGGACTCCTCGACTGATTCGGTTAAAGCGCTCGAGCTGCAGCAAACGCTCTACTTCTTCAAAGGAAAGTTCGATCAAGTTTAT GTCAGCACCAATGGCTTCATATCTATGGCTGAACCCAGCGACGAGTCCGAGTACCTGGGGAAGATGCCGGCCAGTTTTGGCATGATTGCAGCGTTCCTAGGAGATCTGGATACTACCGACGGTGCCGGTTATGTCTATTTCCGCCAGGATAAAAGTCCTGATGTGCTCCAGAGAGCCGCAGATCACATTAGGCAAGCATTTCCCAGTGACGAGGAGATCGAACCCACTCACGCCGTCATCGTCACCTGGGAGAATGTGCTGGGTCAAGGAAGTGAACGGGGAGATGGATTTGAGTTTGCG AGAAATACTTTCCAGCTAGTTGTAGCAAACATGTATTCGGCATCCTACGCCATCCTGCTGTATCCAGAGGAGAAGATGCAGTTCGGTTCCACGCTCATAGATGATGTAGACGTGCCCGTCGAGGTCGGGTTCAATGAAGGCGTTGTCCAGGGCTGGTTCGGCTGGTCGACAACTCAAGGATCTTACTACCGCGTCACTGAAGACAGCGAGGAGTCGGTCAGCGCTCTCGCACT GGAGACAAACTCAGGCCAGCCTGGCGTTTGGGTCTTCGAGATCGGCACGTCTCCGTTGTTCACCTCCATCGTCCCCGGACAGGTCACGGAGGTCACAGAGGTCACGTCGGAGGAGACTGTGGTCGACACACCCGCTCCTGAGCCGACGAGCGTTCAGACCTCGGAGCCTCCGTACGAGCCGCTCACGAGCCGTCCAGAGACGCTCTCAGAGTCGTCCACCCCGGACGAGTTTCAGTACCGTTATGTGCCGCCGCAGCAGCCTCAGAACCCCGAGGTGCTGATCATCGATGAAGACGAGCTCAGCGTCAACG tgttttcttATAATTACGAGACGTGCTCCAGCAACAAGCACAAGTGCTCTGCTTTCGCCGACTGCAGAGATTACGCAGACGGATACTGCTGTCACTGCAAACCTGGTTACTATGGCAACGGCAAGGATTGCGTCGCCGAAG GCAAACCTCAGAGGATGAACGGGAAGGTGAACGGCAGACTGTACGTTGGGAATTCTCCGTCTCCTGTGGAGTTCTCCAACAATGACCTGCACTCGTATGTGGTGGCCAATGACGGCCGGGCGTACATCGCTGTCAGCAGCATCCCGGCCAGCATCGGACCCTCCTTACAGCCGCTGCCTGCTCTCGGAGAGGCCATCGGATGGGCGTTCGCACTGGAGCAGCCCAACTATCACAACGGCTTCAGCCTCATCG GAGGGGTTTTCACACGCCAGGCCGAGGTGATCTTCCAGCCCGGCAACGAGAGGCTGACCATCAAACAGGAGTTCGGCGGCATCGATGAGCACGATCACCTGGTGGTCAGCACACATCTGGACGGCAGGATCCCGGAGGTGCCGCGTGAAGCCACGGTCCAGATCGAGCCGTACAACGAGATTTACCAGTATTCCAGCAACC TGATCACGTCGTCCTCACGGCGGGACTACACAGTTAACATGCCTGACGGCAGCGTCCGCAAACACAGCTACCTGTGGACGCAGAGCATCCGCTTCCAGAGCTGCCCACACGAGGAGCTCATGAGCTCGGTGCCAGACAGCCAACAGCTCAGCGTCGACCAGATCTTCGTCATGTATGACTCCGGCAACCAGCTGATCCGCTTCGCCATGAGCAACAAGATCGGCTCCATCCACA gTGGGATCCCAGAGCAAAACCCCTGTTTCACCGGGAGACACGGCTGCGACACCAACGCCGTCTGCCGTCCGGCTCAAGGCAAAGACTTCACCTGCGAATGCGCCGCTGGATTCACTGGAGACGGACGGGTTTGTTACG ATGTTGACGAGTGCCAGACGGCCCGTTGCCATAGTGATGCCATCTGCTACAACACCCAGGGCTCTTTCACCTGTCAGTGTCGGCCCGGTTTCCATGGCGACGGCTTCAGCTGCACACCTGGTTCTG GCGGCGAGCAGACGGCGTGCGAGCGACACAGAGCCGCGGCGCTGGCCTCGACCTCTTCCTCCTTCCGCCCGCGTCCGGCGCTCGGTCAGTACGTGCCCTCCTGCGACGGCTATGGCGCGTACGAACCCCTGCAGTGTCACGCCGGCCTCGGGCAGTGCTGGTGCGTGGACGCGTCGGGACAGGAGATTCCCGGCTCCAGAACCGAAGCGGGCCGCAGACCCATGT GCATTGATCACAATGTGGCTCCGCCCCTCATTGGCCCCACCCCCAGGCCTGACATCAGCCCTCTGACTCCCGGAGCAGACCTCTTATTCGCTCAGAGCGGCAGAATCGAGCTCCTCCCACTGGACGGCAGCCGCATGAGCGCAGACGAGGCCAGGACGCTTCTGCACGTGCCC ggtAAAGTGGTGATCGCTGTGGCGTACGACTGCGTGGAACAGACCGTCTACTGGTCCGACATCACACAACCCGCCATCAGCCGCGCCGCCATCACGGGCGGCCAAACCAGCGTCCTCGTCAGCAGAG ATCTGGGCAGTCCTGAAGGAATCGCCATCGATCACATGTCCAGAAACATGTACTGGACCGACTCCATCCTGGACCGCATCGAGGTGTCGCGGTTAGACGGCAGCCACCGCCGCGTCCTCTTCGACAATGACCTCATCAACCCTCGGCCTATCATCGCTGACCCCGCCCACGG ACACCTGTACTGGGCCGACTGGAACAGAGACGGGCCGAAGATCGAGCGCTCCAGCATGGACGGGACCGACCGGACGGTGCTGGTGCAGGACGGCCTGGGGCTGCCCAACGGATTGACCTATGACCCCCAGAGCCGGCAGCTGTGCTGGGCCGACGCAG gcaCTCGTCGGGTGGAGTGTATGGATCCGTTCTCTCGTCTCCGCAGGAAACTGACCGAAGGGATCCAGTATCCGTTCGCCATAGTGTCCTACGGAGGGAAGCTCTTCTACACCGACTGGAGAAG GGAAGCGGTGGTTGCTATGGAGCATCAGGATGGGATGGAGGTGGAAGAGTTTCTCCCTCAGAGACGTTCACGCACATACGGCATCACCATCACTTACCCACAATGCCCTGCAGGCCTGAACTACTGCTCCGCTGAGAACGGCGGCTGTTCGCACCTGTGTCTCCCGCGGCCCGGCGGATTCTCCTGCCGCTGTCCCGACGCCAGAGACGGATCGTGCGTGGAGCCGGACCAGAACTTCTGA
- the LOC137021324 gene encoding nidogen-1-like isoform X1, giving the protein MVLVCSVGLLALLVSVQCLTREQLFDYGIQFGDQILDSSTDSVKALELQQTLYFFKGKFDQVYVSTNGFISMAEPSDESEYLGKMPASFGMIAAFLGDLDTTDGAGYVYFRQDKSPDVLQRAADHIRQAFPSDEEIEPTHAVIVTWENVLGQGSERGDGFEFARNTFQLVVANMYSASYAILLYPEEKMQFGSTLIDDVDVPVEVGFNEGVVQGWFGWSTTQGSYYRVTEDSEESVSALALETNSGQPGVWVFEIGTSPLFTSIVPGQVTEVTEVTSEETVVDTPAPEPTSVQTSEPPYEPLTSRPETLSESSTPDEFQYRYVPPQQPQNPEVLIIDEDELSVNVFSYNYETCSSNKHKCSAFADCRDYADGYCCHCKPGYYGNGKDCVAEGKPQRMNGKVNGRLYVGNSPSPVEFSNNDLHSYVVANDGRAYIAVSSIPASIGPSLQPLPALGEAIGWAFALEQPNYHNGFSLIGGVFTRQAEVIFQPGNERLTIKQEFGGIDEHDHLVVSTHLDGRIPEVPREATVQIEPYNEIYQYSSNLITSSSRRDYTVNMPDGSVRKHSYLWTQSIRFQSCPHEELMSSVPDSQQLSVDQIFVMYDSGNQLIRFAMSNKIGSIHSGIPEQNPCFTGRHGCDTNAVCRPAQGKDFTCECAAGFTGDGRVCYDVDECSESPQICGSYSVCINQPGSFRCECLDGFEFASDGRTCVETEHPVDHCQRGTHDCDAPERARCRYTGASSYVCACLPGFSGDGRTCQDVDECQTARCHSDAICYNTQGSFTCQCRPGFHGDGFSCTPGSGGEQTACERHRAAALASTSSSFRPRPALGQYVPSCDGYGAYEPLQCHAGLGQCWCVDASGQEIPGSRTEAGRRPMCIDHNVAPPLIGPTPRPDISPLTPGADLLFAQSGRIELLPLDGSRMSADEARTLLHVPGKVVIAVAYDCVEQTVYWSDITQPAISRAAITGGQTSVLVSRDLGSPEGIAIDHMSRNMYWTDSILDRIEVSRLDGSHRRVLFDNDLINPRPIIADPAHGHLYWADWNRDGPKIERSSMDGTDRTVLVQDGLGLPNGLTYDPQSRQLCWADAGTRRVECMDPFSRLRRKLTEGIQYPFAIVSYGGKLFYTDWRREAVVAMEHQDGMEVEEFLPQRRSRTYGITITYPQCPAGLNYCSAENGGCSHLCLPRPGGFSCRCPDARDGSCVEPDQNF; this is encoded by the exons ATGGTTCTTGTGTGCAGTGTTGGGCTTCTGGCTCTGCTCGTGTCGGTCCAGTGTCTGACCCGCGAGCAGCTCTTCGATTATGGGATTCAGTTCGGCGACCAGATTTTGGACTCCTCGACTGATTCGGTTAAAGCGCTCGAGCTGCAGCAAACGCTCTACTTCTTCAAAGGAAAGTTCGATCAAGTTTAT GTCAGCACCAATGGCTTCATATCTATGGCTGAACCCAGCGACGAGTCCGAGTACCTGGGGAAGATGCCGGCCAGTTTTGGCATGATTGCAGCGTTCCTAGGAGATCTGGATACTACCGACGGTGCCGGTTATGTCTATTTCCGCCAGGATAAAAGTCCTGATGTGCTCCAGAGAGCCGCAGATCACATTAGGCAAGCATTTCCCAGTGACGAGGAGATCGAACCCACTCACGCCGTCATCGTCACCTGGGAGAATGTGCTGGGTCAAGGAAGTGAACGGGGAGATGGATTTGAGTTTGCG AGAAATACTTTCCAGCTAGTTGTAGCAAACATGTATTCGGCATCCTACGCCATCCTGCTGTATCCAGAGGAGAAGATGCAGTTCGGTTCCACGCTCATAGATGATGTAGACGTGCCCGTCGAGGTCGGGTTCAATGAAGGCGTTGTCCAGGGCTGGTTCGGCTGGTCGACAACTCAAGGATCTTACTACCGCGTCACTGAAGACAGCGAGGAGTCGGTCAGCGCTCTCGCACT GGAGACAAACTCAGGCCAGCCTGGCGTTTGGGTCTTCGAGATCGGCACGTCTCCGTTGTTCACCTCCATCGTCCCCGGACAGGTCACGGAGGTCACAGAGGTCACGTCGGAGGAGACTGTGGTCGACACACCCGCTCCTGAGCCGACGAGCGTTCAGACCTCGGAGCCTCCGTACGAGCCGCTCACGAGCCGTCCAGAGACGCTCTCAGAGTCGTCCACCCCGGACGAGTTTCAGTACCGTTATGTGCCGCCGCAGCAGCCTCAGAACCCCGAGGTGCTGATCATCGATGAAGACGAGCTCAGCGTCAACG tgttttcttATAATTACGAGACGTGCTCCAGCAACAAGCACAAGTGCTCTGCTTTCGCCGACTGCAGAGATTACGCAGACGGATACTGCTGTCACTGCAAACCTGGTTACTATGGCAACGGCAAGGATTGCGTCGCCGAAG GCAAACCTCAGAGGATGAACGGGAAGGTGAACGGCAGACTGTACGTTGGGAATTCTCCGTCTCCTGTGGAGTTCTCCAACAATGACCTGCACTCGTATGTGGTGGCCAATGACGGCCGGGCGTACATCGCTGTCAGCAGCATCCCGGCCAGCATCGGACCCTCCTTACAGCCGCTGCCTGCTCTCGGAGAGGCCATCGGATGGGCGTTCGCACTGGAGCAGCCCAACTATCACAACGGCTTCAGCCTCATCG GAGGGGTTTTCACACGCCAGGCCGAGGTGATCTTCCAGCCCGGCAACGAGAGGCTGACCATCAAACAGGAGTTCGGCGGCATCGATGAGCACGATCACCTGGTGGTCAGCACACATCTGGACGGCAGGATCCCGGAGGTGCCGCGTGAAGCCACGGTCCAGATCGAGCCGTACAACGAGATTTACCAGTATTCCAGCAACC TGATCACGTCGTCCTCACGGCGGGACTACACAGTTAACATGCCTGACGGCAGCGTCCGCAAACACAGCTACCTGTGGACGCAGAGCATCCGCTTCCAGAGCTGCCCACACGAGGAGCTCATGAGCTCGGTGCCAGACAGCCAACAGCTCAGCGTCGACCAGATCTTCGTCATGTATGACTCCGGCAACCAGCTGATCCGCTTCGCCATGAGCAACAAGATCGGCTCCATCCACA gTGGGATCCCAGAGCAAAACCCCTGTTTCACCGGGAGACACGGCTGCGACACCAACGCCGTCTGCCGTCCGGCTCAAGGCAAAGACTTCACCTGCGAATGCGCCGCTGGATTCACTGGAGACGGACGGGTTTGTTACG atgtGGACGAGTGCTCAGAAAGCCCTCAGATCTGCGGCTCGTACAGCGTCTGCATCAATCAGCCCGGAAGCTTCCGCTGCGAGTGTCTGGACGGGTTTGAGTTCGCCAGCGACGGACGGACCTGCGTCG AAACGGAGCATCCTGTGGATCACTGTCAGAGAGGAACGCACGACTGCGACGCTCCCGAACGCGCCAGATGCCGTTACACCGGCGCCTCGTCCTACGTCTGCGCGTGTCTGCCGGGCTTCTCCGGGGACGGACGGACCTGTCAGG ATGTTGACGAGTGCCAGACGGCCCGTTGCCATAGTGATGCCATCTGCTACAACACCCAGGGCTCTTTCACCTGTCAGTGTCGGCCCGGTTTCCATGGCGACGGCTTCAGCTGCACACCTGGTTCTG GCGGCGAGCAGACGGCGTGCGAGCGACACAGAGCCGCGGCGCTGGCCTCGACCTCTTCCTCCTTCCGCCCGCGTCCGGCGCTCGGTCAGTACGTGCCCTCCTGCGACGGCTATGGCGCGTACGAACCCCTGCAGTGTCACGCCGGCCTCGGGCAGTGCTGGTGCGTGGACGCGTCGGGACAGGAGATTCCCGGCTCCAGAACCGAAGCGGGCCGCAGACCCATGT GCATTGATCACAATGTGGCTCCGCCCCTCATTGGCCCCACCCCCAGGCCTGACATCAGCCCTCTGACTCCCGGAGCAGACCTCTTATTCGCTCAGAGCGGCAGAATCGAGCTCCTCCCACTGGACGGCAGCCGCATGAGCGCAGACGAGGCCAGGACGCTTCTGCACGTGCCC ggtAAAGTGGTGATCGCTGTGGCGTACGACTGCGTGGAACAGACCGTCTACTGGTCCGACATCACACAACCCGCCATCAGCCGCGCCGCCATCACGGGCGGCCAAACCAGCGTCCTCGTCAGCAGAG ATCTGGGCAGTCCTGAAGGAATCGCCATCGATCACATGTCCAGAAACATGTACTGGACCGACTCCATCCTGGACCGCATCGAGGTGTCGCGGTTAGACGGCAGCCACCGCCGCGTCCTCTTCGACAATGACCTCATCAACCCTCGGCCTATCATCGCTGACCCCGCCCACGG ACACCTGTACTGGGCCGACTGGAACAGAGACGGGCCGAAGATCGAGCGCTCCAGCATGGACGGGACCGACCGGACGGTGCTGGTGCAGGACGGCCTGGGGCTGCCCAACGGATTGACCTATGACCCCCAGAGCCGGCAGCTGTGCTGGGCCGACGCAG gcaCTCGTCGGGTGGAGTGTATGGATCCGTTCTCTCGTCTCCGCAGGAAACTGACCGAAGGGATCCAGTATCCGTTCGCCATAGTGTCCTACGGAGGGAAGCTCTTCTACACCGACTGGAGAAG GGAAGCGGTGGTTGCTATGGAGCATCAGGATGGGATGGAGGTGGAAGAGTTTCTCCCTCAGAGACGTTCACGCACATACGGCATCACCATCACTTACCCACAATGCCCTGCAGGCCTGAACTACTGCTCCGCTGAGAACGGCGGCTGTTCGCACCTGTGTCTCCCGCGGCCCGGCGGATTCTCCTGCCGCTGTCCCGACGCCAGAGACGGATCGTGCGTGGAGCCGGACCAGAACTTCTGA
- the LOC137021324 gene encoding nidogen-1-like isoform X2, producing the protein MVLVCSVGLLALLVSVQCLTREQLFDYGIQFGDQILDSSTDSVKALELQQTLYFFKGKFDQVYVSTNGFISMAEPSDESEYLGKMPASFGMIAAFLGDLDTTDGAGYVYFRQDKSPDVLQRAADHIRQAFPSDEEIEPTHAVIVTWENVLGQGSERGDGFEFARNTFQLVVANMYSASYAILLYPEEKMQFGSTLIDDVDVPVEVGFNEGVVQGWFGWSTTQGSYYRVTEDSEESVSALALETNSGQPGVWVFEIGTSPLFTSIVPGQVTEVTEVTSEETVVDTPAPEPTSVQTSEPPYEPLTSRPETLSESSTPDEFQYRYVPPQQPQNPEVLIIDEDELSVNVFSYNYETCSSNKHKCSAFADCRDYADGYCCHCKPGYYGNGKDCVAEGKPQRMNGKVNGRLYVGNSPSPVEFSNNDLHSYVVANDGRAYIAVSSIPASIGPSLQPLPALGEAIGWAFALEQPNYHNGFSLIGGVFTRQAEVIFQPGNERLTIKQEFGGIDEHDHLVVSTHLDGRIPEVPREATVQIEPYNEIYQYSSNLITSSSRRDYTVNMPDGSVRKHSYLWTQSIRFQSCPHEELMSSVPDSQQLSVDQIFVMYDSGNQLIRFAMSNKIGSIHSGIPEQNPCFTGRHGCDTNAVCRPAQGKDFTCECAAGFTGDGRVCYDVDECSESPQICGSYSVCINQPGSFRCECLDGFEFASDGRTCVDVDECQTARCHSDAICYNTQGSFTCQCRPGFHGDGFSCTPGSGGEQTACERHRAAALASTSSSFRPRPALGQYVPSCDGYGAYEPLQCHAGLGQCWCVDASGQEIPGSRTEAGRRPMCIDHNVAPPLIGPTPRPDISPLTPGADLLFAQSGRIELLPLDGSRMSADEARTLLHVPGKVVIAVAYDCVEQTVYWSDITQPAISRAAITGGQTSVLVSRDLGSPEGIAIDHMSRNMYWTDSILDRIEVSRLDGSHRRVLFDNDLINPRPIIADPAHGHLYWADWNRDGPKIERSSMDGTDRTVLVQDGLGLPNGLTYDPQSRQLCWADAGTRRVECMDPFSRLRRKLTEGIQYPFAIVSYGGKLFYTDWRREAVVAMEHQDGMEVEEFLPQRRSRTYGITITYPQCPAGLNYCSAENGGCSHLCLPRPGGFSCRCPDARDGSCVEPDQNF; encoded by the exons ATGGTTCTTGTGTGCAGTGTTGGGCTTCTGGCTCTGCTCGTGTCGGTCCAGTGTCTGACCCGCGAGCAGCTCTTCGATTATGGGATTCAGTTCGGCGACCAGATTTTGGACTCCTCGACTGATTCGGTTAAAGCGCTCGAGCTGCAGCAAACGCTCTACTTCTTCAAAGGAAAGTTCGATCAAGTTTAT GTCAGCACCAATGGCTTCATATCTATGGCTGAACCCAGCGACGAGTCCGAGTACCTGGGGAAGATGCCGGCCAGTTTTGGCATGATTGCAGCGTTCCTAGGAGATCTGGATACTACCGACGGTGCCGGTTATGTCTATTTCCGCCAGGATAAAAGTCCTGATGTGCTCCAGAGAGCCGCAGATCACATTAGGCAAGCATTTCCCAGTGACGAGGAGATCGAACCCACTCACGCCGTCATCGTCACCTGGGAGAATGTGCTGGGTCAAGGAAGTGAACGGGGAGATGGATTTGAGTTTGCG AGAAATACTTTCCAGCTAGTTGTAGCAAACATGTATTCGGCATCCTACGCCATCCTGCTGTATCCAGAGGAGAAGATGCAGTTCGGTTCCACGCTCATAGATGATGTAGACGTGCCCGTCGAGGTCGGGTTCAATGAAGGCGTTGTCCAGGGCTGGTTCGGCTGGTCGACAACTCAAGGATCTTACTACCGCGTCACTGAAGACAGCGAGGAGTCGGTCAGCGCTCTCGCACT GGAGACAAACTCAGGCCAGCCTGGCGTTTGGGTCTTCGAGATCGGCACGTCTCCGTTGTTCACCTCCATCGTCCCCGGACAGGTCACGGAGGTCACAGAGGTCACGTCGGAGGAGACTGTGGTCGACACACCCGCTCCTGAGCCGACGAGCGTTCAGACCTCGGAGCCTCCGTACGAGCCGCTCACGAGCCGTCCAGAGACGCTCTCAGAGTCGTCCACCCCGGACGAGTTTCAGTACCGTTATGTGCCGCCGCAGCAGCCTCAGAACCCCGAGGTGCTGATCATCGATGAAGACGAGCTCAGCGTCAACG tgttttcttATAATTACGAGACGTGCTCCAGCAACAAGCACAAGTGCTCTGCTTTCGCCGACTGCAGAGATTACGCAGACGGATACTGCTGTCACTGCAAACCTGGTTACTATGGCAACGGCAAGGATTGCGTCGCCGAAG GCAAACCTCAGAGGATGAACGGGAAGGTGAACGGCAGACTGTACGTTGGGAATTCTCCGTCTCCTGTGGAGTTCTCCAACAATGACCTGCACTCGTATGTGGTGGCCAATGACGGCCGGGCGTACATCGCTGTCAGCAGCATCCCGGCCAGCATCGGACCCTCCTTACAGCCGCTGCCTGCTCTCGGAGAGGCCATCGGATGGGCGTTCGCACTGGAGCAGCCCAACTATCACAACGGCTTCAGCCTCATCG GAGGGGTTTTCACACGCCAGGCCGAGGTGATCTTCCAGCCCGGCAACGAGAGGCTGACCATCAAACAGGAGTTCGGCGGCATCGATGAGCACGATCACCTGGTGGTCAGCACACATCTGGACGGCAGGATCCCGGAGGTGCCGCGTGAAGCCACGGTCCAGATCGAGCCGTACAACGAGATTTACCAGTATTCCAGCAACC TGATCACGTCGTCCTCACGGCGGGACTACACAGTTAACATGCCTGACGGCAGCGTCCGCAAACACAGCTACCTGTGGACGCAGAGCATCCGCTTCCAGAGCTGCCCACACGAGGAGCTCATGAGCTCGGTGCCAGACAGCCAACAGCTCAGCGTCGACCAGATCTTCGTCATGTATGACTCCGGCAACCAGCTGATCCGCTTCGCCATGAGCAACAAGATCGGCTCCATCCACA gTGGGATCCCAGAGCAAAACCCCTGTTTCACCGGGAGACACGGCTGCGACACCAACGCCGTCTGCCGTCCGGCTCAAGGCAAAGACTTCACCTGCGAATGCGCCGCTGGATTCACTGGAGACGGACGGGTTTGTTACG atgtGGACGAGTGCTCAGAAAGCCCTCAGATCTGCGGCTCGTACAGCGTCTGCATCAATCAGCCCGGAAGCTTCCGCTGCGAGTGTCTGGACGGGTTTGAGTTCGCCAGCGACGGACGGACCTGCGTCG ATGTTGACGAGTGCCAGACGGCCCGTTGCCATAGTGATGCCATCTGCTACAACACCCAGGGCTCTTTCACCTGTCAGTGTCGGCCCGGTTTCCATGGCGACGGCTTCAGCTGCACACCTGGTTCTG GCGGCGAGCAGACGGCGTGCGAGCGACACAGAGCCGCGGCGCTGGCCTCGACCTCTTCCTCCTTCCGCCCGCGTCCGGCGCTCGGTCAGTACGTGCCCTCCTGCGACGGCTATGGCGCGTACGAACCCCTGCAGTGTCACGCCGGCCTCGGGCAGTGCTGGTGCGTGGACGCGTCGGGACAGGAGATTCCCGGCTCCAGAACCGAAGCGGGCCGCAGACCCATGT GCATTGATCACAATGTGGCTCCGCCCCTCATTGGCCCCACCCCCAGGCCTGACATCAGCCCTCTGACTCCCGGAGCAGACCTCTTATTCGCTCAGAGCGGCAGAATCGAGCTCCTCCCACTGGACGGCAGCCGCATGAGCGCAGACGAGGCCAGGACGCTTCTGCACGTGCCC ggtAAAGTGGTGATCGCTGTGGCGTACGACTGCGTGGAACAGACCGTCTACTGGTCCGACATCACACAACCCGCCATCAGCCGCGCCGCCATCACGGGCGGCCAAACCAGCGTCCTCGTCAGCAGAG ATCTGGGCAGTCCTGAAGGAATCGCCATCGATCACATGTCCAGAAACATGTACTGGACCGACTCCATCCTGGACCGCATCGAGGTGTCGCGGTTAGACGGCAGCCACCGCCGCGTCCTCTTCGACAATGACCTCATCAACCCTCGGCCTATCATCGCTGACCCCGCCCACGG ACACCTGTACTGGGCCGACTGGAACAGAGACGGGCCGAAGATCGAGCGCTCCAGCATGGACGGGACCGACCGGACGGTGCTGGTGCAGGACGGCCTGGGGCTGCCCAACGGATTGACCTATGACCCCCAGAGCCGGCAGCTGTGCTGGGCCGACGCAG gcaCTCGTCGGGTGGAGTGTATGGATCCGTTCTCTCGTCTCCGCAGGAAACTGACCGAAGGGATCCAGTATCCGTTCGCCATAGTGTCCTACGGAGGGAAGCTCTTCTACACCGACTGGAGAAG GGAAGCGGTGGTTGCTATGGAGCATCAGGATGGGATGGAGGTGGAAGAGTTTCTCCCTCAGAGACGTTCACGCACATACGGCATCACCATCACTTACCCACAATGCCCTGCAGGCCTGAACTACTGCTCCGCTGAGAACGGCGGCTGTTCGCACCTGTGTCTCCCGCGGCCCGGCGGATTCTCCTGCCGCTGTCCCGACGCCAGAGACGGATCGTGCGTGGAGCCGGACCAGAACTTCTGA